The Candidatus Izemoplasmatales bacterium genome has a segment encoding these proteins:
- a CDS encoding class I SAM-dependent RNA methyltransferase: MDRFELIATTTFGLEAVAKRELLDLGFEILSTENGKVVFRADAAGIVRANLWVRTADRILLRVGTFRAETFDELFERTKALPWETFIPADGRFPVDGKSVKSKLFSISDCQGIVKKAIVERLRTIHPVERFAETGADFQVLVSLLSDVATLTVDTSGIALHKRGYRVAPVAAPLKETLAAALVLLSYWRKDRVLYDVFCGSGTIPIEAAMIARNVAPGLRRDFAFRHWPWLAPRFWDEETAKAEAAVDRSSPLSIFASDIDPAAVEAARRNAAAAGVAEDIVFRVADFRDVAFKGERHVLISNPPYGERLAGDPNQDGLYRDMKTVFGPLGSWSLYILTSHPGFSGLMKRQPDRERKLYNGNIEVHYYQYYGPKPGA, translated from the coding sequence ATGGACCGTTTCGAACTGATCGCCACCACCACCTTCGGACTTGAGGCCGTCGCCAAGCGCGAACTGCTCGACCTCGGCTTCGAGATCCTTTCCACCGAGAACGGCAAGGTCGTCTTTAGAGCCGACGCCGCCGGCATCGTCCGCGCCAACCTCTGGGTTCGGACCGCCGACCGCATCCTCCTCCGAGTCGGTACGTTTCGCGCCGAGACCTTCGACGAGCTCTTCGAACGCACCAAGGCCCTTCCCTGGGAGACGTTCATTCCCGCCGACGGGCGCTTCCCGGTCGACGGGAAGTCGGTGAAGTCGAAGCTCTTCTCGATCTCCGACTGCCAGGGCATCGTCAAGAAGGCGATCGTCGAACGTCTGCGTACGATCCACCCGGTCGAGCGCTTCGCCGAGACGGGAGCCGACTTCCAGGTGCTCGTCTCGCTCCTTTCCGACGTCGCGACCCTCACCGTCGACACGAGCGGCATCGCGCTCCACAAGCGCGGCTACCGCGTCGCACCCGTCGCCGCGCCGCTCAAGGAGACGCTTGCGGCGGCGCTCGTCCTCCTCAGCTACTGGCGCAAGGACCGCGTCCTCTACGACGTCTTCTGCGGCTCCGGGACGATTCCGATCGAAGCCGCGATGATCGCCCGCAACGTCGCCCCCGGACTCCGCCGCGATTTCGCCTTCCGGCACTGGCCCTGGCTCGCCCCCCGTTTCTGGGATGAGGAAACCGCGAAGGCCGAGGCGGCCGTCGACCGGTCTTCGCCCCTTTCGATCTTCGCCTCGGACATCGATCCCGCTGCCGTCGAGGCGGCGCGCCGGAACGCCGCGGCGGCGGGCGTCGCGGAGGACATCGTCTTCCGGGTCGCCGACTTCCGCGACGTCGCCTTCAAGGGCGAGCGCCATGTCCTGATCTCGAATCCGCCCTACGGCGAGCGCCTCGCCGGGGATCCGAACCAGGACGGCCTCTATCGCGACATGAAGACGGTGTTCGGTCCGCTCGGGTCCTGGTCGCTCTACATCCTGACCTCGCACCCGGGATTTTCCGGTCTCATGAAGCGGCAGCCCGACCGCGAGCGCAAGCTCTACAACGGAAACATCGAAGTCCACTACTACCAGTACTACGGCCCGAAACCGGGCGCCTGA
- a CDS encoding LacI family DNA-binding transcriptional regulator, which produces MATIKDVAKAAGVSISTVSYALNADPRIPEKTAAVIRRIAGDIGYFPSAAARNLKKRTTQTILVAISDFGGPVYHNLLDGIHHELAKSNYTMIVSTGVSSENLLKERSADGAIIADIHIADETLAKVAMNFRPIIVLDRRIDVPGIVDMTIDNERAMADLTHEAIARGYRRIAYVHGVRETYDDTDRFAGFRRAMRAAGAGIFAEYWGTFTKSSGHEVIAALLEAKATLPDMFVCANDEMAIGIMDGLSEAGLHVPEDVGVSGFDDIELASYYRPGLSTIRIDHSAWGRAIAATAVAILQGKDADVHKQQGVIILRESF; this is translated from the coding sequence ATGGCCACGATCAAGGACGTCGCGAAAGCGGCCGGAGTGTCGATCTCCACGGTCTCCTACGCCCTCAACGCCGACCCCCGCATTCCGGAGAAGACGGCCGCCGTGATCCGCCGGATCGCCGGCGACATCGGCTATTTTCCGAGCGCCGCCGCGCGCAACCTGAAGAAGCGGACGACGCAGACGATCCTCGTCGCGATCTCCGACTTCGGCGGACCGGTCTACCACAACCTCCTCGACGGGATCCACCACGAACTCGCCAAATCGAACTACACGATGATCGTCTCCACCGGCGTCTCCTCCGAGAACCTCCTCAAGGAACGCTCGGCGGACGGCGCGATCATCGCCGACATCCACATCGCCGACGAGACCCTCGCCAAGGTCGCGATGAACTTCCGCCCGATCATCGTCCTCGACCGTCGCATCGACGTGCCCGGCATCGTCGACATGACGATCGACAACGAACGCGCGATGGCCGACCTGACGCACGAGGCGATCGCCCGGGGCTACCGGCGGATCGCCTACGTCCACGGCGTCCGCGAGACCTACGACGACACCGACCGCTTCGCCGGCTTCCGCCGGGCGATGCGCGCCGCCGGCGCCGGAATCTTCGCCGAATACTGGGGAACCTTCACGAAATCGTCCGGCCACGAGGTCATCGCCGCCCTGCTCGAGGCGAAGGCGACGCTGCCCGACATGTTCGTCTGCGCCAACGACGAAATGGCGATCGGCATCATGGACGGCCTGTCCGAAGCAGGACTGCACGTCCCCGAAGACGTCGGCGTCTCCGGCTTCGACGACATCGAACTCGCCTCGTATTACCGCCCCGGTCTGTCGACGATCCGCATCGACCATTCCGCCTGGGGACGTGCGATCGCGGCCACCGCGGTCGCGATCCTGCAGGGCAAGGACGCCGACGTCCACAAGCAGCAGGGCGTCATCATCCTCCGCGAATCCTTCTGA
- the amrS gene encoding AmmeMemoRadiSam system radical SAM enzyme, whose amino-acid sequence MVEAMLYDKLPDGSVRCGVCPHRCTIAEGRRGVCGVRENRGGTLDALNYGLTAAAAVDPIEKKPLFHFLPGTRIYSFATVGCNLRCAWCQNWDLSQNPKPARPIAGEPVEPAEHVRRALAAGCPSIAYTYAEPTIFVEYALATMKLAREAGLRNVWVTNGYMTPETLAAILPWLDAANVDVKGPASRVYEQYCGAAAEPVLDVVGAMRAAGVHVEATTLVVPGVNDSDADLKAVADGLVRTAGPAIPWHVTRFFPAWKMFATPPTPLATLRRAEAIGRAAGLTTIHLGNV is encoded by the coding sequence ATGGTCGAAGCGATGCTGTACGATAAACTGCCGGACGGATCCGTCCGCTGCGGCGTCTGTCCGCACCGCTGCACGATCGCGGAGGGCCGGCGCGGCGTCTGCGGCGTGCGCGAGAACCGCGGCGGGACGCTCGATGCGCTCAACTACGGTCTCACCGCCGCCGCCGCGGTCGATCCGATCGAGAAGAAGCCGCTTTTTCATTTCCTGCCGGGAACGCGGATCTACTCCTTCGCCACCGTCGGCTGCAACCTCCGCTGCGCCTGGTGCCAGAACTGGGACCTCTCGCAGAACCCCAAGCCGGCCCGTCCGATCGCCGGCGAACCCGTCGAACCCGCGGAACACGTCCGCCGCGCGCTGGCGGCGGGATGTCCCTCGATCGCCTACACCTACGCCGAACCGACGATCTTCGTCGAATACGCCCTGGCCACGATGAAGCTCGCCCGGGAGGCCGGCCTCAGGAACGTCTGGGTGACGAACGGCTACATGACGCCGGAGACGCTCGCGGCGATCCTGCCGTGGCTCGACGCCGCCAACGTCGACGTCAAGGGACCCGCCTCCCGCGTCTACGAGCAGTACTGCGGCGCCGCCGCCGAACCCGTCCTCGACGTCGTCGGGGCGATGCGAGCGGCCGGCGTGCACGTCGAGGCGACGACCCTCGTCGTCCCCGGCGTGAACGATTCCGACGCCGACCTCAAGGCCGTGGCGGACGGTCTCGTCCGTACCGCCGGCCCCGCGATCCCCTGGCACGTCACGCGCTTCTTCCCGGCGTGGAAGATGTTCGCGACGCCGCCCACGCCGCTTGCGACCCTCCGCCGCGCCGAGGCGATCGGCCGCGCCGCCGGCCTCACGACGATCCACCTCGGAAACGTCTGA
- a CDS encoding vitamin B12-dependent ribonucleotide reductase: MHSYPASLIEKLNRDIRALFPHLFLIDPSMSRTFEGVSRLVMLDRYTQKDINHITLGEGDLVVCVVKDDPKFPTRGIGFVTRIEGDHVHIRLEDEYAPIAIDANEAGDVVRLKNTVDKPMELYFEQVAKRVAANLGQGETEESFQAFYREIAELNLVPAGRVLFGAGSQSAVTYFNCFVMPYVRDSRSGISEHRQEVMEIMSRGGGVGTNGSTLRPKNSLAKGVNGKSSGAVSWLQDLSQLTNLVEQGGSRRGAQMIMMACWHPDIIEFIVSKMQNVQILHFLIKNIKDEDIVREAKNKLKFIPFTDDEMEMFQTLRDVEQESAGRLKPATANRVRELYLAGGRYEVKNPEYFNGANISVAITRDFMEAVEKDLDYDLRYPDIDHYSAGEKAAYDEKWHQVGDVREWAKMGYGVRVYKTIRARELWNLINICATYSAEPGIFFIDNANDMTNAVGYGQKVVCTNPCGEQPLAPYAVCNLAAINLANMANHETRDVDWDRLAATIAVSVRMQDNVIDRTTYFLAQNKKQALGERRVGLGIMGLHDLLIYCDVRYGSPKGNEFVDRLMRFITVNAYRTSIELAREKGSFPFLDQYGSRQKFIESGFMRRMPPEIREGVLKYGIRNSHLLTIAPTGSTGTMVGVSTGLEPYFAFKYFRSGRLGKFMEVDAPIVEHYLTLHPEWRGKKLPNTFVSAMELSAREHATVQCIIQRWVDSSISKTVNAPKGYSVEQVEELYTYLYKHGAKGGTVYVDGSRDAQVLTLYKDEPQNVQLDLADLGVQVEKRDVPVESDSQIHLRSKAGRNIGVEIGDICPICGEGTVEDIGGCNTCSNCNAQLKCGL, translated from the coding sequence ATGCACTCGTACCCGGCCTCCCTGATCGAGAAACTGAACCGCGACATCCGTGCGCTCTTTCCGCATCTCTTCCTGATCGATCCGTCGATGTCCCGCACCTTCGAAGGCGTGTCGCGCCTGGTGATGCTCGACCGCTACACCCAGAAGGACATCAACCACATCACCCTCGGAGAAGGCGACCTCGTCGTCTGCGTGGTCAAGGACGATCCGAAGTTTCCGACCCGTGGCATCGGCTTCGTCACCCGGATCGAGGGCGACCACGTCCACATCCGTCTGGAAGACGAGTACGCGCCGATCGCGATCGACGCGAACGAGGCGGGGGACGTCGTCCGCCTCAAGAACACCGTGGACAAGCCGATGGAGCTTTATTTCGAGCAGGTCGCCAAACGCGTCGCCGCCAATCTCGGCCAGGGCGAGACCGAAGAATCCTTCCAGGCCTTCTACAGGGAGATCGCCGAACTCAACCTCGTCCCTGCCGGCCGGGTCCTCTTCGGCGCTGGCTCGCAGAGCGCGGTCACCTATTTCAACTGCTTCGTGATGCCCTACGTGCGGGATTCCCGCTCTGGCATCTCGGAACACCGCCAGGAGGTCATGGAGATCATGTCCCGCGGCGGCGGCGTCGGCACGAACGGTTCGACGCTCCGCCCGAAGAACTCGCTCGCCAAGGGCGTGAACGGCAAGTCCTCCGGCGCCGTCAGCTGGCTGCAGGACCTTTCGCAGCTCACCAACCTCGTCGAACAGGGCGGCTCGCGCCGCGGCGCGCAGATGATCATGATGGCCTGCTGGCATCCGGACATCATCGAGTTCATCGTTTCGAAGATGCAGAATGTCCAGATCCTCCACTTCCTGATCAAGAACATCAAGGACGAGGACATCGTCCGCGAGGCGAAGAACAAGCTGAAGTTCATCCCGTTCACCGACGACGAGATGGAGATGTTCCAGACGCTTCGCGACGTCGAGCAGGAATCGGCCGGACGCCTCAAGCCCGCGACCGCGAACCGCGTGCGGGAACTGTACCTTGCGGGCGGCCGTTACGAAGTCAAGAACCCCGAGTACTTCAACGGCGCGAACATCTCCGTGGCGATCACCCGCGATTTCATGGAAGCCGTCGAGAAGGACCTCGACTACGACCTGCGCTATCCCGACATCGACCATTATTCGGCCGGCGAGAAGGCCGCGTACGACGAGAAGTGGCATCAGGTCGGCGACGTCCGCGAATGGGCGAAGATGGGCTACGGCGTGCGCGTCTACAAGACGATCCGCGCCCGCGAACTGTGGAATCTCATCAACATCTGCGCCACCTATTCGGCCGAGCCGGGCATCTTCTTCATCGACAACGCCAACGACATGACCAACGCCGTCGGCTACGGCCAGAAGGTCGTATGCACGAATCCGTGCGGCGAGCAGCCGCTCGCCCCCTATGCCGTCTGCAACCTCGCCGCGATCAACCTCGCCAACATGGCGAACCACGAAACCCGCGACGTCGACTGGGACAGGCTCGCCGCGACGATCGCCGTCTCCGTCCGGATGCAGGACAACGTCATCGACCGCACCACCTACTTCCTCGCGCAGAACAAGAAGCAGGCGCTCGGCGAACGCCGCGTCGGCCTCGGCATCATGGGTCTCCACGACCTGCTCATCTACTGCGACGTCCGCTACGGCAGTCCGAAGGGCAACGAGTTCGTCGACCGGCTGATGCGCTTCATCACCGTGAACGCGTACCGGACCTCGATCGAGCTCGCCCGCGAGAAGGGCAGCTTCCCGTTCCTCGACCAGTACGGTTCGCGCCAGAAGTTCATCGAGTCGGGATTCATGCGGCGGATGCCGCCGGAGATCCGCGAGGGCGTCCTCAAGTACGGCATCCGCAACAGCCACCTCCTGACGATCGCCCCGACCGGTTCGACCGGCACGATGGTCGGCGTCTCGACCGGCCTCGAACCGTACTTCGCCTTCAAGTACTTCCGCAGCGGACGCCTCGGCAAGTTCATGGAAGTCGACGCGCCGATCGTCGAGCACTACCTTACCCTCCACCCCGAATGGCGCGGGAAGAAGCTGCCGAACACGTTCGTCTCGGCGATGGAACTCTCCGCCAGGGAACACGCGACGGTGCAGTGCATCATCCAGCGCTGGGTCGACTCGTCGATCTCGAAGACGGTGAACGCCCCGAAGGGCTACAGCGTCGAACAGGTCGAGGAACTCTACACCTACCTCTACAAGCACGGCGCGAAGGGCGGCACCGTCTACGTCGACGGCAGTCGCGACGCCCAGGTCCTCACCCTTTACAAGGACGAACCGCAGAACGTCCAGCTCGACCTCGCCGATCTCGGCGTGCAGGTCGAAAAGCGCGACGTCCCCGTCGAATCCGATTCGCAGATCCATCTCCGCTCGAAGGCCGGCAGGAACATCGGTGTCGAGATCGGCGACATCTGCCCGATCTGCGGCGAGGGGACCGTCGAGGACATCGGCGGCTGCAACACCTGTTCCAACTGCAACGCGCAGCTCAAGTGCGGCCTGTGA
- a CDS encoding glucoamylase family protein, with protein sequence MNLIERELRQSFDFFWEQANRDPDSPGYGLVVDDTGKPDIASIASVGFGLSAIVIGVENGYITRAEGLDAARRTLSTFVSTIPEFKGFFMHFTMIRTGLPRRKCEYSTIDTAIFLNGALTCDAYFDDAEIRRLFRLVYDRVDWNAFVFDYKGNPTFRMAYNPEEGGDYRQHSRDPWIWQWEMTAEQLSLYFLAAGSDAVPATLAKALYDGFRKPRGSYAGIEYVYSPGNALFVYQYSHAWIDFSRILDADGFDWAENTRRATYANREWCIRHADRHPIFGEDMWGITACLTPKGYRNQGALPTDLLDHPDGHTEGVVPPSGPAGSICFAPEIVIPALEHMAKTYPAALGRYGFTDGIALTKDGPWVAKDYIGINKGITVLMLDNYLHGTIWKLTMNHPLIRRAIAKLGFTER encoded by the coding sequence ATGAATCTGATCGAACGCGAACTCAGGCAATCCTTCGACTTCTTCTGGGAACAGGCGAATCGCGATCCCGACAGTCCCGGTTACGGACTCGTCGTCGACGACACCGGCAAACCCGACATCGCCTCGATCGCATCGGTCGGTTTCGGGCTTTCGGCGATCGTGATCGGCGTCGAGAACGGCTACATCACCCGCGCCGAGGGTCTCGACGCGGCGCGTCGGACGCTTTCGACCTTCGTCTCGACGATCCCCGAATTCAAGGGGTTCTTCATGCATTTCACGATGATCCGGACCGGTCTTCCCCGCCGAAAATGCGAGTATTCGACGATCGATACGGCGATCTTCCTGAACGGCGCCTTGACATGCGACGCCTATTTCGACGACGCCGAGATCCGTCGCCTCTTCCGCCTCGTCTATGACCGCGTCGACTGGAACGCGTTCGTCTTCGACTACAAGGGCAACCCGACCTTCCGCATGGCCTACAACCCCGAGGAGGGCGGGGACTACCGCCAGCACAGCCGCGATCCCTGGATCTGGCAGTGGGAAATGACCGCGGAACAATTGTCGCTATACTTCCTCGCCGCCGGGTCGGACGCCGTTCCGGCGACGCTCGCCAAGGCCCTTTACGACGGCTTCCGCAAGCCGCGCGGCAGCTACGCCGGCATCGAGTACGTCTATTCGCCCGGCAACGCGCTCTTCGTCTACCAGTATTCGCACGCCTGGATCGACTTCTCCAGGATCCTCGACGCCGACGGCTTCGACTGGGCTGAAAACACCCGCCGCGCGACCTACGCCAACCGCGAATGGTGCATCCGCCACGCCGACCGCCATCCGATCTTCGGCGAGGACATGTGGGGCATCACCGCCTGCCTCACTCCGAAGGGATATCGGAACCAGGGCGCCCTGCCGACGGACCTGCTCGACCATCCGGACGGACATACCGAAGGCGTCGTGCCGCCGTCGGGTCCCGCGGGATCGATCTGCTTCGCTCCCGAAATCGTCATCCCCGCCCTCGAGCACATGGCGAAGACGTATCCCGCCGCCCTCGGACGGTACGGCTTCACCGACGGCATCGCCCTGACGAAGGACGGACCCTGGGTCGCGAAGGACTATATCGGCATCAACAAGGGCATCACCGTCCTGATGCTCGACAACTACCTCCACGGCACGATCTGGAAACTCACCATGAACCATCCGCTGATCCGCCGGGCGATCGCCAAGCTCGGCTTCACGGAGCGGTGA
- the amrA gene encoding AmmeMemoRadiSam system protein A has protein sequence MPLLAAYIVPHPPLIVPAVGRGEEAKIASTVAGYGDVASRIARLKPETIVLISPHSVNYADYIHVSPGAEAEGDLGQFGAKSVRFRVSYDETLASAIGAAASKEGIPAGPLGEKRRTLDHGTMVPLWFVDRAYPGCRLVRISLSGLSPLEHYRFGTCVRDAVEATGRNVVLIASGDLSHKLKEDGPYGFAPEGPVFDNAVTEAMASADFGRFLAFDDSLCDAAGECGLRSFLIMAGALDRKAVKGGLLSYEGPFGVGYAVAAYDVVGDDPARAFGDAFARSETLRLAAVKDGEDPYVRLARETLEAYVGKGRRIPRPNPLPAGLTDRAAGVFVTLKKDGRLRGCIGTTAPTTPCIADEIIQNAISAGTRDPRFDPVNEAELPSLVYGVDVLGPSEPIPGPEALDPKRYGVIVRKGGRSGLLLPDLEGVDTVADQVAIALRKGGIDPGERYALERFEVVRHH, from the coding sequence ATGCCTTTGCTTGCCGCCTACATCGTCCCGCATCCGCCCCTGATCGTCCCCGCCGTCGGGAGGGGGGAGGAAGCCAAGATCGCGTCGACCGTCGCCGGCTACGGGGACGTCGCGTCAAGGATTGCACGTCTGAAACCCGAGACGATTGTCCTCATCTCGCCCCATTCGGTGAACTACGCCGACTACATCCATGTCTCGCCCGGCGCCGAAGCCGAAGGCGACCTCGGCCAGTTCGGCGCCAAATCGGTCCGCTTCCGCGTCAGTTACGACGAAACGCTCGCGTCCGCGATCGGCGCCGCCGCCTCGAAAGAAGGGATTCCTGCAGGTCCACTCGGCGAGAAGCGCCGGACGCTCGACCACGGTACGATGGTGCCGCTCTGGTTCGTCGACCGCGCGTACCCCGGCTGTCGTCTCGTCCGGATCTCGCTTTCCGGACTGTCTCCGCTCGAGCACTACCGCTTCGGCACCTGCGTCCGGGACGCCGTCGAGGCGACCGGCAGAAACGTCGTCCTGATCGCGAGCGGCGACCTCTCGCACAAGCTGAAGGAGGACGGGCCCTACGGCTTCGCACCCGAGGGACCGGTCTTCGACAACGCCGTGACCGAAGCCATGGCATCCGCGGATTTCGGCCGTTTTCTCGCGTTCGACGATTCGCTCTGCGACGCCGCCGGCGAATGTGGACTCCGCTCGTTTCTGATCATGGCGGGGGCGCTCGACCGCAAGGCCGTCAAGGGCGGACTGCTCTCCTACGAGGGTCCGTTCGGCGTCGGTTACGCCGTCGCCGCCTACGACGTCGTCGGGGACGATCCCGCCCGCGCCTTCGGCGACGCGTTCGCACGCTCCGAGACGCTTCGGCTCGCCGCCGTCAAGGACGGCGAGGATCCCTACGTCCGGCTGGCGCGCGAAACCCTCGAGGCGTACGTGGGCAAAGGACGCCGGATCCCGCGCCCGAACCCTCTGCCTGCCGGTCTGACCGACCGCGCAGCGGGCGTCTTCGTCACCCTCAAGAAGGACGGGAGGCTCCGCGGGTGCATCGGCACGACGGCGCCGACGACCCCTTGCATCGCCGACGAGATCATCCAGAACGCGATTTCCGCAGGAACCCGCGATCCGCGTTTCGACCCGGTGAACGAAGCCGAACTGCCGTCGCTCGTCTACGGCGTCGACGTCCTCGGACCCTCCGAGCCGATCCCGGGTCCGGAGGCGCTCGACCCGAAGCGCTACGGCGTGATCGTCCGCAAGGGCGGACGGAGCGGACTCCTGCTCCCCGACCTCGAGGGCGTCGACACGGTCGCAGACCAGGTCGCGATCGCGCTCCGCAAGGGCGGGATCGATCCGGGCGAACGCTACGCCCTCGAGCGCTTCGAGGTCGTCCGGCACCATTGA